A stretch of DNA from Methylogaea oryzae:
AAGCGCCAGGAAGGCTGGCTAATGCGTAAAAAATACCCAGCATGACCGAAGAGGTGAGCGCAACTTGGGGGTTGACCCCCACCATGCCGAGGACGGAGATCGCCGCGACCTCTCTTACCCCCCAGCCTCCCAACGATACAGGAAGCATTTGCGCCAAAATAATCGCGGGAAAAATGGTTAATCCGAGCCAAAAACTGATTTCCGAACCGAGGCCCATCATGACGGACCATAACGCAACGGCCGAGAGCAAATGAACGGCCAGGGAAATGGACAGGACCGAAAAAATCTTTAGCGGGCTGCAAATGAGGTGTTTCATGCCGGAGGCAATGTACGCAATCGGTCGTATCCACCGGCGATGGTGAGCCTTTCTTTCAAAGAACGGCGCCATGTAGGCGAGCACGAGCGGCGAGACCAACATTAGAAAGGTCAGCGACGCGGCGATAATTTGGGTTTCCGTGTTTTGGAATTCCTTAATGTCGTTTACAAAGGCCAGGGGGACAAGGAAAAACAGCGCAATTAAAGCGAAACCTCTATCGATAACCGTGCTGACCGCGCCCAACGTAAGGCGAACGCCGCATCGCTTAATCATGACCACGCGAATGGCGTCTCCTCCGATGGATGCCGGCAAAAATTGCCCCATAAAAACGGAAAGATAGGTGATTTTCACCAGCGTCGATAGGGCGGTTTTCAAATCGTACGCGGATAAAATAATACGCCAGCGTTCTCCCATGATGGCCGGCTGAATCAATGTTGCGACAATTCCAACAATCAACCACATAGGCTCTTTCGGCGTAAATTGATGCGCCTGCAGATCAAACTTGGTGAATAGCCAAAATAGCAGCGTTATTGAAATAGCCAGCTTTATCAGGAAAGCGATTTTTTTCTTGATTCCTGTGGCGCGGTCTCCCTTGGTCATGTTTGATCTCATATCTTAGCGGTTATATTAAGAGTGGCGAGCCGCGCCAGGAAATCGATTGCAGTTATTAGTGCGTCAATTCGTGGTAGAAAGCCTTCAAGAATCTTATTCCGGTAGGTATGCTGCGCGCCTGCGTTTCCCCAAAAATTCTATTGCCTTCGATGGTCGGGAATTCTGCAATCTTCAGCCCAGACTTGAACGCTCTCATCGTCATCTGGTACTCGATCGTATAGTCGCTCGCATCCAGCTTAAGAGTTTCCGTGGCGCTCTTGGTTATCGCTCTATAACCATTAATAGAGTCGGTGATAAAGGGGCCCTTCTTCCGGAAGGCAATGTTTGCCATGAGGTTGAACGCGTTATTGGCCCATTTTCTCCATCTGAAGATTTGGTCGTCTTCTTCGTTTCTTGCGCCTTTCATCATTCTGGAGGCGATGACGATATCGGCGCCTTCCGAAAGATACTTCCTGAACTTTGGCAGGTCTTCCGGATCTTCATTTCCGTCGGGGGAGAAAAAGATATAGGCATCCGCTTTGATTTGCTCGAATGCGAGATGGAACGCTTCACCCCGTCCCCGTTTACTCTGTCCGATAACTTTTACGCCACGCTGGGTGAAGTATTCGACAGTGCCGTCGGTCGAGCCGCCGTCGACTACGACAATTTCGTCGAAGCCGGCGTTGGGTGTCGAGGGGGCCGGTATGCGAGGGAACATTACCTCGACACACTCTTTCTCGTTTTTAGTTAGAATGCACAGTGCTATTCGCATTTTCTGAATACCAAGTAATAGTTTTAGATATGCCATCCAAGAACGGAGTCTTGGCTTGGAACCCGATTTTTTCGAAGGCTTTTTTCGTGTCGCACATCCGCCTGGGTTGTCCGGTAAGGCCATCGGGGTTGAATTTCGGGGCTATCGAACGTCCCCTGATTTTCGATACCGTTTCTCCAATGAGTTCGGCGACGCGCGATATTTGTATTTCCTCGGCGGTTCCTATATTGATAGGATCGGCTTCCGGATAAAGCGCGGTTGTTTCGATCAATCCCCTGGCGAAGTCGTCCACATAAAGGAATGACCGGGAGTGCGATCCGTCGCCCCAAACATCAAAGTAATCGGATTCCGTTGTCATGGCCCTATGAATAAGGGCCGGAATCACATGGGATTTCTCCGGGTCAAAGTTGTCCCTGGGACCATAGGCGTTATACGGACGCGCTATGGCAATGGACATGCCGTATTCCTTCGCGTATGCCTGTCCGACAAATTCCTCCATGCGCTTGGCCCATCCATAACCCGCATTGGTCGGTTCCGGCTGATCCAGAACGCCCTCTTCTTCGGGGGTCGGTATGGAGCAATGCCGCGGATAAACGCAAGCGGAGCTGGTGACCAGGAACCGTTCGACGGCCGATTGCTGCGCCAAGCGAATGACGCCTAAAAAAGGCGTCATATTGTCGTGAAATATCGATGCGGGATGTTTGAAATTGAATTCCAGGCCACCGACGGACGCCGCCATGTACATGACGATAGGGCAGGTCTTCAGAACCTTGGCGACGAAGTCCAGATCATTCAGGTTCCCGCAATGGATCTCGCATTCCCCATTCCGAATCGGCGTTTCGAGATATTTGGGCTGAGGGACACGCGTAATTACGACCGGCTTGGCCCCGATAGCGAGCAACTGCTCGACCACGTGGCTGCCGATAAAACCGCTTCCCCCCAGGACGAGCACTCGTTTGGAGGCGAAGTAATCCCGCGTCTTTTCGTGAAAGTCCCGGGCGGTGACCGCGGTTCGGTAACTCATTTTGGCACCATGCGATCGGCCACGCCTTCGAGCGCCAAGTCCGCCTGTACCATCAGGCGCACCAGTTCGTCAAAGGAGGTTCTCGGAACCCAATTCAGTTTTTCTCTCGCCTTTGCCGCATCGCCAATGAGCAGGTCCACTTCGGTCGGGCGGAGATATCTGGGGTCGAATTCAACATGGTCTTCCCAATTGAGTCCGACGCATTCAAAGGCCTTGATCAAAAAGTCGCGTACGCTCCAGGTTTGGCCGGTAGCGATGACATAATCGTCTGGTTCGGGCTGTTGCAGCATCAACCACATGGCCTCCACGTAATCCTTGGCGAAGCCCCAGTCGCGTTTCGCATCCAGATTGCCCAAATAAATTTTCTTTTCCTTTCCGGCAACGATGCGGCTTAGTCCGCGCGTGATCTTTCTGGTCACAAAGGTCTCGCCGCGCAGCGGGCTCTCGTGGTTGAACAAGATTCCGTTGGACGCGTGCATGCCATAAGCTTCGCGATAGTTGACCACCTGCCAATACGCGTAAACCTTGGCGCAGGCATACGGGCTGCGCGGGTAAAACGGCGTTTTCTCCGTCTGCGGGACTTCTCTAACGTCGCCGAACATCTCGGAACTAGAGGCCTGGTAATACTTGGTTTTGGACGCGCCGAAAACGTTTCTTATCGCCTCGAGCATGCGGAGCGATCCCAATCCCACGACGTCGGCGGTATAAACCGGTTCGTCGAAGGAAACTCTCACGTGGCTCTGCGCGCCAAGGTTGTAAACCTCGTCCGGCTGCGCCAGCTCGACGATTCTTTCCAAGCGGCTGGAGTCGCTCAGCTCACCGTAGTGGAGGTGTAACCTGACGTCGCTTTCATGCAAGTCTTTGTACAGATGGAGGATGCGGCCGGTATTGAAAGACGAGGAACGGCGGATGATACCGTGTACCTCGTAGCCTTTTTCCAGCAAAAGTTCCGCTAGGTAGGCGCCGTCTTGCCCGGTAATACCGGTAATAAGAGCTCTTTTCATTTTGCAAAACACTCCCGAACTGAATTAACAATATAATCGACTTCAGACTGAGTCATACCCGGGTGCGTTCCCCAGTATAACCCACAGTCCATCACGGCATCGGCGCCGCGTAGATCCCCGGACACCAAGTAGTCATAGTGCTGGAACGCCGGCTGTCTAGTCATGTTGCCGCATATAATCGGCC
This window harbors:
- a CDS encoding glycosyltransferase family 2 protein, with the protein product MRIALCILTKNEKECVEVMFPRIPAPSTPNAGFDEIVVVDGGSTDGTVEYFTQRGVKVIGQSKRGRGEAFHLAFEQIKADAYIFFSPDGNEDPEDLPKFRKYLSEGADIVIASRMMKGARNEEDDQIFRWRKWANNAFNLMANIAFRKKGPFITDSINGYRAITKSATETLKLDASDYTIEYQMTMRAFKSGLKIAEFPTIEGNRIFGETQARSIPTGIRFLKAFYHELTH
- a CDS encoding NAD-dependent epimerase/dehydratase family protein; this translates as MSYRTAVTARDFHEKTRDYFASKRVLVLGGSGFIGSHVVEQLLAIGAKPVVITRVPQPKYLETPIRNGECEIHCGNLNDLDFVAKVLKTCPIVMYMAASVGGLEFNFKHPASIFHDNMTPFLGVIRLAQQSAVERFLVTSSACVYPRHCSIPTPEEEGVLDQPEPTNAGYGWAKRMEEFVGQAYAKEYGMSIAIARPYNAYGPRDNFDPEKSHVIPALIHRAMTTESDYFDVWGDGSHSRSFLYVDDFARGLIETTALYPEADPINIGTAEEIQISRVAELIGETVSKIRGRSIAPKFNPDGLTGQPRRMCDTKKAFEKIGFQAKTPFLDGISKTITWYSENANSTVHSN
- a CDS encoding lysylphosphatidylglycerol synthase transmembrane domain-containing protein, encoding MTKGDRATGIKKKIAFLIKLAISITLLFWLFTKFDLQAHQFTPKEPMWLIVGIVATLIQPAIMGERWRIILSAYDLKTALSTLVKITYLSVFMGQFLPASIGGDAIRVVMIKRCGVRLTLGAVSTVIDRGFALIALFFLVPLAFVNDIKEFQNTETQIIAASLTFLMLVSPLVLAYMAPFFERKAHHRRWIRPIAYIASGMKHLICSPLKIFSVLSISLAVHLLSAVALWSVMMGLGSEISFWLGLTIFPAIILAQMLPVSLGGWGVREVAAISVLGMVGVNPQVALTSSVMLGIFYALASLPGAWYAFQWHKIDA
- the gmd gene encoding GDP-mannose 4,6-dehydratase; this translates as MKRALITGITGQDGAYLAELLLEKGYEVHGIIRRSSSFNTGRILHLYKDLHESDVRLHLHYGELSDSSRLERIVELAQPDEVYNLGAQSHVRVSFDEPVYTADVVGLGSLRMLEAIRNVFGASKTKYYQASSSEMFGDVREVPQTEKTPFYPRSPYACAKVYAYWQVVNYREAYGMHASNGILFNHESPLRGETFVTRKITRGLSRIVAGKEKKIYLGNLDAKRDWGFAKDYVEAMWLMLQQPEPDDYVIATGQTWSVRDFLIKAFECVGLNWEDHVEFDPRYLRPTEVDLLIGDAAKAREKLNWVPRTSFDELVRLMVQADLALEGVADRMVPK